The DNA window GAACTGTGAGGGACGCTCGATCCGAACCGACCCCGATCGATCGGGTCGATCCCCGCCGTCAGTCGTGGGGGTGGAACCGGTTCATCGCTCGCTTGACGGCGTCGGCGTCGCCGACGAACGTGACGCGGTCGCCGTACTCGAGCACGCGGTCGGCCGAGGGGACGTAGTTCTCGCCGTCGCGGCTGACGACGGCGACGAACGCCCCGTCGGGGATGTCCGAGTTGAGATCGCGAATGCTCTTGCCGGCGAACTCCTCGGAGGTCACCTCGATCTCCTGTACGTCGTGATCGTCGCCGAGCTCGTTCATCCAGTGGGTGAGCGCCGGGCGCTCGATCTCGTCGTCGATGGCCACCGCGGTCGCCGTGGTGGCGTCGATGGCCTCGACGCCGATGCTCTCGAACGCGTCGACGTTGTCGGGGTCGTTCACCCGCGAGTACACCGACTCGACGTCGAACTTGGTGATGGCGAGCTGGCACGCGAGGAGGTTGATGTCGTCGTCGCCGGTCGTCGTGACGAACCGCTTGGCGTCCTCGATCCCGGCTTTGCGCAGCGCCGCCGCCTCGCTGCCGTCGCCCCGGTGGACGGTGTACCCCTCCGCCCGCGCGCTCTCGACGGCGTCCTCGTCCGACTCGACGACGACGACGAACTCGCCCCTGTTCTCCAGTCGTGTGGCGAGCGCGCGGCCGACCCGGCCCCCGCCGATGATTATCGTGCGCATTGGTGACACTCCGAGGTACTCGCCGATCTGCCGCGCCAGCCCCGCCTCGACCGCGACCGTCGCGAAGATGACCGCGAACACCGTTCCGACGAGCAGTTCGCCGGCCGCGACGTTCCCCGCCAGCTCCAGCTCGATGGCGAAGAGCGTCGCCACGCTCGCCGGGATGATCCCGCGCGGCCCGACGGCCGCGATGAACAGCCGCTCGGCTCGCGTGAACCGCTCGACGCCGACGGTGGCGACGAACGCCCCCAGCGGGCGCAACACGAGCACCACCACGAGGACGAGCCCGATCGCGCCGACGCCGAGTTCGAGTATCGCCTCGACGTCTATCAGCGCCGCCAACGAGATGAACACGAACGAGAGGACGATGAGCGTCGTGTTCTGTGCGAACCGCTCGATCTCCTCTCTGTTGTCGATGTCGGCGTTCCCGAGCAGGATCCCGCTCGTCGCCGCCGCGGCGATCCCCGCCTCGGCCGCGACGGCCTCCGCGGCCGCGAACGACCCGACCGCCGCGGCCAACACGAGGAACTGCGACGCCTGGACGTCGCGTTCGGGGACGAACTCGCTCTCCAGGAGCAGGTAGATGACGACCGTCGCGAGGATCCCGGCGGCGACGCCGGTCCCGAACCGCTGGAGGAAGGACAGGAGCG is part of the Halorubrum aethiopicum genome and encodes:
- a CDS encoding cation:proton antiporter domain-containing protein → MCGGYNSRTDVSSSLLPVVAVVLVSGLGVQLLAHRLKVPSVVFYLVIGVVLGPEVLGLVTLDTFGDGLEIIVGLSVAIIVFEGAFALRIDRIRRASTVSLRLVTISAVVMFLGTAVAVRVLEGATWEIALLIGALLVATGPTVITPILDVVRVRDHVATALETEGIVNDVTAAIVAVVVFETLLLDDLGVPATLLSFLQRFGTGVAAGILATVVIYLLLESEFVPERDVQASQFLVLAAAVGSFAAAEAVAAEAGIAAAATSGILLGNADIDNREEIERFAQNTTLIVLSFVFISLAALIDVEAILELGVGAIGLVLVVVLVLRPLGAFVATVGVERFTRAERLFIAAVGPRGIIPASVATLFAIELELAGNVAAGELLVGTVFAVIFATVAVEAGLARQIGEYLGVSPMRTIIIGGGRVGRALATRLENRGEFVVVVESDEDAVESARAEGYTVHRGDGSEAAALRKAGIEDAKRFVTTTGDDDINLLACQLAITKFDVESVYSRVNDPDNVDAFESIGVEAIDATTATAVAIDDEIERPALTHWMNELGDDHDVQEIEVTSEEFAGKSIRDLNSDIPDGAFVAVVSRDGENYVPSADRVLEYGDRVTFVGDADAVKRAMNRFHPHD